A part of Pirellulales bacterium genomic DNA contains:
- a CDS encoding glycosyltransferase family 2 protein produces the protein MERTRLPHVSRRAAIQSAARYVRKLRPVLESVRQVLPGLRATRSPPTVVAAIIPCLDEEDAIGPVVSSVLAQGVADVIVVDGASKDRTAERATAAGARVVVEQRRGYGRAIQTGIAALREDTDIIVFLDGDGSDPAEYIPALIAPIAAGEVVFVLGSRIRGVREPKSLAPQQVAAGVMGALLIRTIYGARFSDLSPFRAIRRDALTRLGMREATYGWNLEMLMRVAAAGLPVQEIAVGQRRRIGGVSKVSGNLRAGLKAAAVLVITFCRLALSLHRERRR, from the coding sequence ATGGAACGGACCCGCCTACCGCACGTTTCGCGGCGCGCTGCTATCCAATCAGCCGCCCGCTACGTGCGCAAATTGCGGCCTGTGCTGGAGTCTGTGAGGCAGGTTTTGCCAGGTCTTCGAGCAACGCGGTCACCGCCGACGGTAGTCGCCGCCATCATCCCCTGCCTCGACGAGGAAGACGCGATCGGCCCCGTGGTTTCGTCCGTGCTGGCGCAGGGCGTCGCGGACGTGATCGTGGTCGACGGGGCATCCAAGGACCGGACGGCCGAGCGCGCAACAGCGGCCGGTGCGCGGGTGGTTGTCGAACAACGGCGCGGCTACGGGCGTGCCATTCAGACCGGCATTGCGGCATTGCGCGAGGACACCGACATCATCGTGTTTCTCGACGGCGACGGAAGCGATCCCGCGGAGTATATCCCGGCCTTGATCGCGCCGATCGCGGCAGGCGAGGTGGTGTTTGTGCTTGGGTCGCGCATTCGCGGCGTGCGCGAGCCTAAGAGTCTTGCGCCGCAACAGGTCGCCGCAGGGGTCATGGGCGCTCTGCTCATCCGCACTATCTACGGCGCACGCTTCAGCGACCTCTCGCCATTTCGCGCCATACGACGGGATGCGCTCACCAGACTCGGCATGCGCGAAGCGACCTATGGCTGGAACCTGGAAATGCTGATGCGTGTGGCTGCCGCCGGCTTGCCGGTTCAGGAAATTGCGGTCGGGCAGCGTCGCCGCATCGGCGGAGTGTCAAAGGTTTCAGGAAATCTCCGGGCTGGGCTCAAGGCCGCAGCGGTGCTCGTGATCACGTTCTGTCGCCTTGCACTCAGCCTGCACCGCGAGCGGCGGAGGTAA
- a CDS encoding radical SAM protein: MNSSAVVHPRRYHEAVPDARTDEAPQPPVCLYLEVTNRCNLLCTTCPRTYEELEPPADLSWELFTRLVGQVPDLSRAVLHGVGEPMLVKSLPRMVGYLKARGVYVLFNTNGTVLNARNGRALIDAGLDELRVSLDASNRESFKTIRGADYFNRILRNVHVFRELQEREGIERPQVSLWLTGLKETIAELPAFVQVAADLGVKEIYLQRLVYFDRAAVGYARPDQALFERVTRDEAIYLKEAETLARSLGIAFNASGAASEPGLSLQKADDDSPWSLCRRPWSLMYITANGRALPCCIAPFAMHGYENYTLGDATKQSLMEIWNGPAYRTFRGALLSNQPPATCANCGLCWSL, encoded by the coding sequence ATGAACTCGTCCGCTGTTGTCCATCCCCGCCGTTATCACGAGGCCGTGCCGGACGCGCGCACCGACGAGGCCCCGCAGCCGCCAGTCTGCCTTTATCTGGAAGTGACCAACCGCTGCAATCTCTTGTGTACGACCTGTCCGCGCACCTACGAGGAGCTCGAACCGCCCGCCGACCTTAGCTGGGAGTTGTTCACGCGTCTCGTCGGCCAGGTGCCGGACCTTTCCCGCGCCGTGCTACATGGCGTCGGCGAGCCGATGTTGGTGAAGTCATTGCCGCGCATGGTGGGATATCTCAAAGCGCGCGGCGTCTATGTGTTGTTCAACACCAATGGCACCGTGCTCAATGCGCGCAACGGCCGCGCCTTGATCGACGCCGGACTCGACGAATTGCGCGTGTCGCTCGATGCGTCCAACCGCGAGTCATTCAAGACGATCCGGGGCGCCGACTATTTCAACCGGATTTTGCGCAACGTGCATGTATTTCGCGAGCTTCAAGAGCGCGAGGGGATCGAGCGGCCGCAGGTGTCGCTGTGGCTGACCGGCTTGAAAGAGACGATTGCCGAGCTCCCGGCCTTTGTGCAAGTCGCGGCCGACCTCGGCGTCAAGGAAATATATCTGCAACGGCTGGTGTATTTTGATCGTGCGGCGGTCGGATACGCCCGGCCGGATCAGGCGCTGTTCGAACGCGTGACGCGCGATGAAGCAATTTACTTGAAGGAAGCCGAGACCCTGGCCCGCTCGCTCGGGATTGCTTTTAATGCGTCGGGCGCGGCTTCCGAGCCCGGTCTCAGCCTGCAAAAGGCCGACGATGACTCGCCCTGGTCGCTGTGCCGGCGGCCGTGGTCGCTGATGTACATCACAGCCAATGGCCGCGCGCTGCCATGCTGCATCGCGCCATTCGCGATGCACGGCTACGAAAACTACACGCTGGGCGACGCGACCAAACAGAGCCTGATGGAGATATGGAACGGACCCGCCTACCGCACGTTTCGCGGCGCGCTGCTATCCAATCAGCCGCCCGCTACGTGCGCAAATTGCGGCCTGTGCTGGAGTCTGTGA